From Fluviispira vulneris, a single genomic window includes:
- a CDS encoding SCO family protein: protein MFLKKLSLIKFFLYFIFLSFTFLTNAKSSNTNKQINENPTDDEIFEKLNTKLDLNLTFTNQNGKKESLKDILEEKKILILTLNYFSCTTMCTFQFLNLSKALQKMNWPIGKGFKIVTISFDPKDTIENSKLLKENWAPKTGQKNAQWDFYVSTQENIQSLTKQLNFYYKPDSDGETYSHIGALYFIKPDGTFYRYLYGISYEAEDIKHALIDTSNGELGSFLEKLPLKFKKYQPKIGKYTPN, encoded by the coding sequence TTAAAAAAATTAAGCCTCATCAAGTTCTTTCTATATTTCATTTTTTTATCTTTTACTTTTCTTACTAATGCAAAATCATCTAATACAAATAAACAGATAAATGAAAACCCCACCGACGATGAAATATTTGAAAAATTGAACACAAAATTAGATTTAAATCTAACTTTTACAAATCAAAATGGTAAAAAAGAAAGCCTTAAAGATATATTGGAAGAAAAAAAAATACTTATTTTAACATTAAATTATTTCAGTTGCACAACAATGTGTACTTTTCAATTTCTTAATTTATCAAAAGCCCTCCAAAAAATGAATTGGCCAATTGGTAAAGGATTTAAAATTGTTACTATAAGCTTTGATCCCAAAGATACTATTGAAAACTCTAAACTATTAAAAGAAAATTGGGCCCCGAAAACTGGGCAAAAAAATGCTCAATGGGATTTTTATGTAAGTACCCAAGAAAATATTCAATCACTCACAAAACAATTAAATTTTTATTACAAACCTGATTCAGATGGAGAAACCTATTCTCATATAGGAGCACTTTATTTTATAAAACCAGATGGCACTTTTTATCGCTATCTTTATGGTATTTCATATGAAGCTGAGGATATTAAACATGCTCTTATTGATACATCAAACGGAGAATTAGGTTCTTTTCTAGAAAAACTACCCTTAAAATTCAAAAAATATCAGCCAAAAATTGGAAAATACACCCCTAATTAA
- the fusA gene encoding elongation factor G gives MSQDLSKYRNIGIMAHIDAGKTTTSERILYYTGRSHKLGEVHEGTATMDWMVQEQERGITITSAATTTFWKDHRINLIDTPGHVDFTVEVERSLRVLDGAVAVFDGANGVEPQSETVWRQADRYHVPRIAFLNKMDKVGADQDMCIQSMRDKLNANVAFAQLPIGKESSFSGMIDLIEMRAFVWMNDDKDTAPLIKEIPADMLDDAQIYQQELIENLADFDDTLAEAVLSDSKPTVAQIKNALRNAVINMKIVPVFVGSSFRNKGIQPLLDAVVDYLPSPLDLPPVEGIEIEGVVKASKRAPSEDEPFSGIVFKIMTDPFVGALFFMRIYSGSIKTGDAMHNTLKNKKERVTKILRMHANDREELQTASAGEIVAVVGLKFATTGDTLCDPHAHIAYESMRFPDPVISLAIEPKSSGDLDKLNQSLNRLAQEDPSLRVSTSEETGQVLISGMGELHLQIIADRLLREFKVNANVGNPQVSYRECISIAATGSDTFSRAIQNKTFSAKVTVEIEPNNAKTSIDIHVPAKAQVPANIIAAIKESLQGAVGSGSLCGYPLVNLKVNVTDYSYDPQAVDEVVYKVAASNALRAALAAAKPVMMEPIMQVEVVVPPDFSGTIVSDVNSRRGHISGLDNRGHLQVVHANIPLSELFGYETDIRSLSQGRASSSMQFLRYETLPKNLQDKILGN, from the coding sequence ATGTCGCAAGATCTCAGCAAATATCGTAACATTGGTATTATGGCTCACATTGACGCAGGGAAAACAACCACCTCTGAGCGCATCCTCTACTACACAGGCCGCAGCCACAAATTAGGTGAAGTACACGAAGGCACCGCCACTATGGACTGGATGGTTCAAGAACAAGAACGTGGAATTACAATTACCTCTGCTGCTACAACGACATTTTGGAAAGATCATAGAATCAATCTGATCGACACCCCTGGACATGTTGACTTTACAGTAGAAGTTGAACGATCCCTGCGCGTGCTGGATGGAGCTGTTGCAGTTTTTGATGGAGCAAATGGTGTTGAACCGCAATCCGAAACTGTATGGCGGCAAGCAGATAGGTATCATGTTCCTCGCATCGCCTTTTTAAATAAAATGGATAAAGTGGGCGCAGACCAAGATATGTGCATTCAATCCATGCGTGATAAACTCAATGCCAATGTTGCCTTTGCTCAACTTCCTATTGGGAAAGAAAGTTCTTTTTCTGGCATGATCGACCTTATCGAGATGCGTGCCTTTGTCTGGATGAATGATGACAAAGACACCGCACCTCTTATAAAAGAAATCCCAGCAGATATGCTTGATGATGCTCAAATATATCAACAAGAACTCATAGAAAATCTTGCCGACTTCGATGACACTCTAGCAGAAGCTGTCCTATCTGACAGCAAACCCACAGTCGCTCAGATTAAAAATGCTTTACGCAACGCCGTTATCAACATGAAAATCGTTCCAGTATTCGTAGGTTCATCCTTTAGAAATAAAGGTATTCAACCGCTCCTCGATGCCGTTGTGGACTATCTTCCCTCACCTCTCGATCTCCCACCAGTTGAAGGTATAGAAATTGAAGGTGTCGTAAAAGCGAGCAAACGTGCTCCAAGTGAAGATGAACCTTTTTCAGGTATTGTTTTTAAAATTATGACTGACCCTTTTGTGGGTGCGTTATTTTTTATGCGCATTTATTCTGGTTCAATAAAAACAGGCGATGCCATGCACAATACTTTGAAGAATAAAAAAGAACGCGTGACTAAAATATTACGTATGCATGCAAATGATCGTGAAGAATTGCAAACAGCATCTGCTGGAGAGATCGTTGCGGTCGTTGGTCTTAAATTTGCTACAACTGGAGACACTCTTTGTGATCCGCACGCACACATTGCATATGAGTCTATGCGCTTTCCCGATCCTGTGATTTCGCTTGCCATTGAACCCAAAAGCAGTGGAGATTTAGATAAATTAAATCAAAGTCTCAATCGTTTGGCGCAAGAAGATCCGTCATTGCGAGTTTCTACGAGTGAAGAAACAGGTCAAGTTCTTATTTCAGGTATGGGTGAATTGCATTTACAAATTATAGCAGATCGTTTGTTAAGAGAATTTAAAGTCAATGCAAATGTTGGTAATCCTCAAGTTTCTTATAGGGAATGTATTTCAATTGCTGCAACTGGAAGTGACACTTTTTCACGCGCAATTCAAAATAAAACTTTCTCAGCTAAAGTAACAGTTGAAATTGAACCTAATAATGCAAAAACCAGCATTGATATCCATGTGCCCGCAAAAGCACAAGTGCCCGCAAATATTATTGCTGCCATCAAAGAATCATTACAAGGAGCCGTCGGCAGTGGTTCTCTCTGCGGTTATCCACTTGTTAACTTGAAAGTCAATGTAACAGATTACTCATATGATCCTCAGGCCGTCGATGAAGTCGTCTATAAAGTTGCAGCAAGCAATGCTCTTAGAGCTGCATTGGCAGCAGCTAAACCAGTTATGATGGAACCTATTATGCAAGTTGAAGTTGTTGTTCCCCCTGATTTCAGCGGAACAATTGTTTCAGATGTAAACAGTCGCCGTGGACATATTTCTGGGCTCGACAATCGTGGCCATTTACAAGTTGTCCATGCCAATATTCCGCTTTCAGAACTTTTTGGCTATGAAACAGACATTCGCTCCCTTTCGCAAGGACGCGCTAGCAGTTCTATGCAGTTTTTACGTTACGAAACATTGCCTAAAAATTTACAAGACAAAATACTTGGTAATTAA
- a CDS encoding c-type cytochrome, giving the protein MKIVMINIFSIFLLLVSFQATSKDGKVNPALTQGEKLYVDNCKMCHGSNGDGNGPVGKNLAPKPKHLKAYSAKQIIKILTDGNVSMMAHFKESLSQSQKEAIAQYCEKTFSDK; this is encoded by the coding sequence ATGAAAATTGTTATGATAAATATATTTTCTATTTTTTTATTACTTGTTAGTTTTCAAGCCACTTCTAAAGATGGTAAAGTTAATCCCGCCTTAACCCAAGGAGAAAAACTTTACGTAGATAATTGTAAGATGTGCCATGGTAGTAATGGAGATGGAAATGGACCGGTTGGAAAAAATTTAGCGCCTAAACCGAAACATTTAAAAGCGTACAGTGCTAAACAAATTATAAAGATTTTAACAGATGGAAATGTTTCAATGATGGCACATTTTAAAGAGAGTTTAAGTCAATCTCAAAAAGAAGCTATTGCTCAATATTGTGAAAAAACTTTTTCAGACAAATAA
- a CDS encoding substrate-binding domain-containing protein has translation MLRNTFAKFFRFMIFLIIMFLVSFKLQANEWKGPVDGPKAMKSKYIVFVASDFKNGGVLGVYKAVENAADEIGWKVKTFDGEGNPDRLRKGLSDTVSSRPDGIILGGFQPDDYREILAQARKAKIPIVGWHASENPGPYYDLFVNISTDPIVVAKMATDYIINSGKDKIGVIIFNDSRFAVANAKTEQMKDTLIKCEKCKLLTIEDIPISKADVLVPEAVPRLIAKYGMEWTFTLAINDYYFIKMDSPLKSNKRTDIINVAAGDGSLKAFKRIKSGDSQQLATIGEPLNAQGWQIIDELNRAFSGEKPSGYVSEPILFSSETLKKIVGLEGLEVNTNYRDAYLKIWNKK, from the coding sequence ATGTTGAGGAATACATTTGCTAAGTTCTTTCGCTTCATGATTTTCTTAATAATAATGTTTTTAGTGTCTTTTAAACTCCAAGCAAATGAGTGGAAAGGTCCTGTTGACGGTCCCAAAGCTATGAAGTCAAAGTATATTGTTTTTGTGGCTTCTGATTTTAAAAATGGTGGAGTTTTAGGTGTTTATAAAGCAGTGGAGAATGCAGCTGACGAAATTGGCTGGAAAGTGAAAACTTTCGATGGAGAAGGCAATCCAGATAGATTGCGCAAGGGTTTATCAGATACTGTGAGTTCAAGGCCAGACGGAATTATTTTAGGTGGGTTTCAGCCAGATGATTATAGAGAAATTTTAGCTCAGGCCCGGAAAGCAAAAATACCCATTGTTGGTTGGCATGCTTCGGAAAATCCAGGGCCATATTATGATTTATTTGTAAATATTTCGACAGATCCTATTGTTGTAGCAAAAATGGCTACAGATTATATTATTAATTCTGGAAAAGATAAAATTGGGGTGATCATTTTTAATGACAGTCGTTTTGCTGTGGCAAATGCCAAAACAGAACAGATGAAAGATACCTTGATTAAGTGTGAAAAATGCAAACTTTTAACGATTGAAGATATCCCTATTTCTAAAGCAGATGTTCTTGTACCAGAAGCTGTTCCACGGTTAATTGCAAAATATGGTATGGAATGGACCTTTACTTTAGCAATTAATGATTACTACTTCATTAAAATGGATAGCCCTTTAAAAAGTAACAAAAGAACGGATATAATTAATGTTGCTGCTGGTGATGGTTCGTTAAAAGCATTTAAAAGAATAAAATCTGGTGATTCACAGCAGTTAGCAACAATTGGTGAACCTTTAAATGCACAAGGTTGGCAAATTATTGACGAGTTAAATAGGGCTTTTTCAGGTGAAAAACCGAGTGGATATGTTTCTGAGCCTATATTATTTTCATCGGAAACTCTCAAAAAAATAGTTGGACTAGAAGGTTTGGAAGTAAATACGAATTATAGAGATGCGTATCTAAAAATATGGAATAAAAAATGA
- the metB gene encoding cystathionine gamma-synthase, which produces MTSQLVTNCVRSGIVSDTQYGSVIPPLYLSANYAFEEIGKRREYDYTRSGNPTRNLLAEAINQLEGGHGAVVTSSGLSAITLILQVLKQGDLVVAPHDCYGGTWRLLNALKEKEQINVLFVNQRDPDELKKALELSPKQVWIETPSNPLLRIVDIEKIATLAHKVGAKVIADNTFLSPLGQSPIKLGADYVIHSTTKYLNGHSDIVGGCVIAKAQEDFEKLAWWANALGLTGAPFDSWLTLRGLRTLEVRIKKQQESAFKIAEYLNSHAKIKKVYYPGLKSHEDHLIAKKQQNGFGAMLSFEIEGGFQELKEFVAKLKFFSLAESLGGIESLIAHPASMTHASMSEEARRSAGIQDTLLRLSIGIEDGEDLLQDIKEAL; this is translated from the coding sequence ATGACATCCCAGTTGGTAACGAATTGTGTGCGGTCAGGTATAGTGTCAGACACTCAATATGGATCCGTTATTCCACCTCTTTATTTATCTGCAAATTATGCTTTTGAAGAAATTGGCAAAAGAAGAGAATATGATTATACGCGGAGCGGCAATCCGACTCGAAATTTATTAGCAGAAGCAATTAATCAGCTTGAAGGTGGCCATGGTGCTGTCGTGACTTCCTCCGGTTTGTCCGCAATCACATTAATTTTGCAAGTGTTAAAGCAGGGTGATCTCGTTGTTGCACCCCATGATTGTTATGGAGGAACATGGCGTCTGCTCAATGCATTAAAAGAAAAGGAGCAGATTAATGTTCTCTTTGTCAATCAACGCGATCCCGATGAATTAAAAAAAGCTCTTGAATTGAGTCCCAAACAGGTTTGGATAGAAACACCTAGCAACCCTTTATTAAGAATTGTTGATATAGAAAAAATAGCGACTTTAGCCCATAAAGTAGGTGCTAAAGTCATTGCTGATAATACTTTTCTATCGCCTCTTGGCCAAAGTCCAATTAAATTGGGCGCTGATTATGTTATTCATTCTACAACAAAATATTTAAATGGACACAGTGATATTGTAGGTGGATGTGTGATTGCAAAAGCTCAAGAAGATTTTGAAAAATTGGCTTGGTGGGCAAATGCATTGGGCTTAACAGGAGCTCCTTTCGACAGTTGGCTCACATTAAGAGGTTTACGGACTCTCGAAGTGCGTATTAAAAAGCAACAGGAAAGTGCTTTTAAAATTGCTGAATATTTAAATTCACATGCAAAAATTAAAAAAGTATATTACCCAGGACTCAAAAGTCATGAAGATCATTTGATTGCAAAAAAACAACAAAATGGTTTTGGAGCAATGCTTAGTTTTGAAATTGAGGGTGGTTTTCAAGAACTCAAAGAATTTGTTGCAAAACTCAAATTTTTTTCTTTGGCTGAGTCGCTGGGCGGTATTGAAAGTCTGATAGCCCATCCTGCAAGCATGACTCATGCATCTATGTCGGAAGAGGCAAGAAGAAGTGCAGGCATTCAAGACACTCTCTTGCGCCTATCCATTGGCATTGAAGACGGTGAAGATTTATTACAAGATATCAAAGAAGCTTTATAA
- a CDS encoding alpha/beta fold hydrolase yields MEKCNLFQVGCGKLNYYTCQKEQKVYIDYLISGNLKGPVIVVQGGISSTKYIFSSQTKQIKGWWDNIVGYDKCIDLNKFCVISIDYLDFENVKTHDQAEAISFLLRHLGISHLKYFVGYSYGGMVALAFAELYPQTIEHIIALGASHESVPQSYALRLIQQKIVELNKGTDKEKEALATARQLGIITYRSSEEINSRFACHDNSVVSYLKKKGEDFVTSFSSERFLNLSKSINEHKVAAKNISSKHVSLICCKSDQITPLSQITQFAKEIKSKTNVYDFESIYGHDSYLNETEKISNILKNIL; encoded by the coding sequence ATGGAAAAGTGTAATTTATTTCAGGTCGGGTGTGGAAAACTAAATTATTATACGTGTCAGAAGGAACAAAAAGTCTATATTGATTATTTAATCTCTGGTAATTTAAAAGGTCCGGTAATTGTTGTTCAAGGGGGAATATCTTCAACAAAATATATTTTTTCTTCGCAAACAAAACAAATTAAAGGTTGGTGGGACAATATCGTTGGCTATGATAAATGCATAGATCTCAATAAATTTTGTGTAATAAGTATTGATTATTTAGATTTTGAAAACGTTAAAACCCATGATCAAGCAGAAGCAATTTCATTTTTATTACGGCATCTCGGAATTTCTCACTTAAAATATTTTGTTGGTTACTCTTATGGTGGAATGGTTGCCTTAGCATTTGCAGAACTGTATCCACAAACAATAGAACATATAATTGCCTTAGGTGCATCGCATGAAAGTGTTCCACAAAGCTACGCACTGCGCCTTATTCAACAAAAAATTGTTGAATTGAATAAAGGTACAGACAAAGAAAAAGAAGCTCTTGCGACAGCAAGACAACTTGGTATAATAACGTACAGGAGTAGCGAAGAAATAAATTCAAGATTTGCCTGTCATGATAATTCGGTTGTGAGTTATCTTAAGAAAAAAGGAGAAGATTTCGTTACTTCATTCTCATCAGAGCGTTTTTTGAATCTTTCAAAATCTATAAATGAACATAAGGTCGCAGCTAAAAATATTTCTTCCAAACATGTAAGTCTTATTTGTTGTAAGTCTGATCAAATAACGCCTCTGAGTCAAATCACACAATTTGCAAAAGAAATAAAATCTAAAACAAATGTTTATGATTTTGAATCTATTTATGGGCATGATTCTTATTTAAATGAAACAGAAAAGATTTCAAATATATTAAAAAATATTTTGTAA
- a CDS encoding SagB/ThcOx family dehydrogenase → MQYRISDNIFFVFNNHNLILWDYKYHQQYELEKEYLEYLLTVNKMNYIEIKEFNQIEADLIENKILVPVQKECQSEWKLGTIAKIFHIGTSSIPKKYSTFSKEEFSDNYISYCNTINDKLDVYFEYERESEYRFQLPEPKLNLLDHSKLVDSLLDRKTVREFIDETLSLDKLSKLLYLSFGYIHCDNEALDGITIKGKRKSCPSGGNLHPTQAYIMINNVENIEPGIYHYNAAKHSLDFINKNMSDSELSCMIDGQYFSKNSSINVFLTTRFELSAWKYPVSRTYRVSLIDLGHLSQTFNLLCIGLGINCWITGAFNDEKIHNLLKINPNNESALFFLAAGKSTGNSIPQEFISSINKLSIDENTR, encoded by the coding sequence ATGCAGTATCGAATTAGTGACAATATATTTTTTGTATTTAACAATCATAATTTAATACTTTGGGATTATAAATATCACCAACAATATGAACTTGAAAAAGAATATTTAGAATACTTACTTACAGTAAATAAAATGAATTACATTGAAATTAAGGAATTTAATCAAATCGAAGCCGATCTTATTGAAAATAAAATTTTAGTTCCTGTCCAAAAAGAATGTCAAAGTGAATGGAAATTAGGAACAATCGCAAAAATATTTCACATTGGCACAAGCAGTATACCAAAAAAATATAGTACATTCTCTAAAGAAGAATTTTCAGATAACTATATTTCTTATTGCAATACAATAAATGACAAATTAGATGTTTATTTCGAATATGAAAGAGAATCAGAGTATAGATTTCAATTGCCAGAACCAAAATTGAATTTATTAGATCATTCTAAACTCGTGGATAGCTTATTAGATAGAAAAACAGTCCGCGAATTCATAGATGAAACTTTAAGCTTAGATAAGTTATCTAAGTTGCTTTATTTATCATTTGGATATATTCATTGTGACAACGAAGCTTTAGATGGCATTACGATTAAAGGAAAAAGAAAGAGCTGTCCTTCAGGTGGAAATCTACATCCAACACAAGCATATATAATGATAAATAATGTAGAAAATATTGAACCTGGAATATATCATTACAATGCTGCTAAACATTCTTTAGATTTTATAAATAAAAATATGAGTGATTCTGAACTTTCGTGTATGATCGATGGGCAATATTTTTCTAAAAATTCAAGTATAAATGTTTTTCTTACAACTCGATTTGAATTAAGTGCATGGAAATATCCTGTTTCTAGAACATACCGCGTATCATTAATAGATTTGGGGCATTTATCTCAAACCTTTAATTTGCTCTGTATTGGTTTAGGTATAAACTGCTGGATTACTGGAGCATTTAATGATGAAAAAATTCATAATTTGCTTAAAATAAATCCAAATAACGAATCTGCTTTATTTTTTCTAGCTGCTGGAAAAAGTACGGGTAATTCCATTCCACAAGAATTTATTTCTTCAATCAATAAATTAAGTATTGATGAAAATACTCGTTAA
- a CDS encoding NAD(P)/FAD-dependent oxidoreductase, whose amino-acid sequence MNKEVFHSDIIIIGAGAVGLSLAANLAKKYPQKSVALLERHDGFGREISSRNSEVIHAGIYYSKNSLKAKYCLKGKELLYHFCKEYSIPHIKCGKYIVSSSEEQNDELLEIQKNAGENGVLLELLSEKQLSKETKLSHFKNALYSPETGIFDSHKYMQTLERMAQEKNVFLAYKNSFNKILDIKNDEIIFEAYDEKQNSFYMKCQYFINAGGLSSAKIANQFYPNEIYKNKACRGRYYSLSSKYNNYFDKLIYPIPDKDCVGIHTTNELDGKVKLGPDSDWTFAESHEASDPSLCQFFAKEDDVKELFFTEGKKLIPSLTLNDLTQNYIGVRPKLFIENKPEEDFKILKIINGNTQAIHLLGIESPGLTSSLAIGEDIKFE is encoded by the coding sequence ATGAATAAAGAGGTTTTTCATAGTGACATAATAATTATCGGAGCTGGAGCAGTTGGCTTATCCTTAGCAGCAAATCTTGCAAAAAAATACCCACAAAAATCCGTTGCTCTCCTTGAACGACATGATGGTTTTGGTAGGGAAATATCTTCACGCAATAGTGAAGTTATTCATGCTGGGATTTACTATAGTAAAAATTCACTGAAAGCAAAATATTGTTTAAAAGGAAAAGAGTTATTATATCATTTTTGTAAAGAATACTCAATTCCACATATTAAGTGTGGAAAATATATTGTCAGTTCATCTGAAGAGCAAAATGATGAATTATTAGAGATACAAAAAAATGCTGGTGAAAATGGTGTCTTGCTTGAATTGTTATCAGAAAAGCAACTCAGCAAAGAAACTAAATTAAGTCATTTTAAAAATGCACTCTATTCACCAGAAACAGGAATTTTTGATAGTCACAAATATATGCAAACGCTTGAAAGAATGGCTCAGGAAAAAAACGTATTTCTTGCCTACAAAAACTCTTTTAATAAAATTCTTGACATTAAAAATGATGAGATTATTTTTGAAGCTTATGATGAAAAACAAAATTCATTCTATATGAAATGTCAATATTTTATAAATGCAGGAGGACTTTCTTCTGCTAAAATTGCCAATCAGTTTTATCCAAATGAAATTTATAAAAACAAAGCATGTCGAGGACGCTATTACTCCTTATCTTCAAAGTACAATAATTATTTTGATAAGCTTATTTATCCAATTCCAGATAAAGACTGTGTTGGAATACATACGACCAATGAGCTCGATGGCAAAGTTAAACTTGGACCAGACTCTGACTGGACATTTGCTGAGTCCCATGAAGCAAGTGATCCAAGCCTATGCCAATTCTTTGCAAAGGAAGATGATGTAAAAGAACTCTTTTTTACTGAAGGTAAAAAACTCATTCCTTCACTTACTTTAAACGATTTGACCCAGAATTATATTGGTGTAAGACCTAAACTATTTATAGAAAATAAACCAGAAGAAGATTTTAAAATCTTAAAAATTATAAATGGCAACACCCAGGCTATTCATTTACTGGGTATTGAATCCCCAGGACTCACTTCATCCTTAGCTATTGGTGAAGATATTAAATTTGAATAG
- a CDS encoding class I SAM-dependent methyltransferase: MSLDIDFSKTAQDYAKHRVGFPSALIARLKPFAIGINGQNVLDIGTGTGSLARLMAMEGCNVTAHDPSEKLNQMAKFLSVTLIGCQFLILLRKRQKLSFLNTTPHGNLLVAVDFTRVG; the protein is encoded by the coding sequence ATGAGCTTAGATATCGATTTTTCAAAAACTGCACAAGATTATGCAAAACACCGAGTTGGTTTTCCAAGTGCACTGATTGCTCGATTAAAGCCTTTTGCCATAGGGATTAATGGACAAAATGTATTAGATATTGGGACAGGAACTGGTTCACTGGCTAGACTTATGGCCATGGAAGGCTGTAACGTAACAGCACATGATCCGTCTGAAAAATTAAACCAAATGGCAAAATTCTTATCTGTCACTTTGATTGGCTGCCAATTTCTCATTCTGTTGCGCAAGCGACAGAAGCTATCATTCTTAAATACAACCCCACATGGAAATTTGCTGGTGGCAGTGGATTTTACCCGCGTTGGTTAG
- a CDS encoding DUF2235 domain-containing protein translates to MDIINHFYFFDGTGNNISSSQEQLIGKSVVAELYDLNNSYALSTSLDEKSFLKNLNGQKNIKIYFPGPGAGPGYHKGKFYDTPGRENFLDPFIKNKSSSCTTLNQVSGSGWEYNEAKALYFAANSSNLANDRHFIIGYSRGAITAISFSKKLSELRPSNEIYLFIIDPVAGFKKSKLENTDDLYYSFTKNKGIIPYVIGKGVKHVKVFYATTEQRTSFKPQLPALSNERYRDYSRPLYFLENTSADIYFMYADHRQIAYRKYDNTYMYHGAGQRVFYEIAWYINFVMNNENINDNSRDVYQYHDYFINWHKYDKRYKDRDLKYKMQGMRLKDRVIASELDPNAIGEARYLKIENYAKGELYNLRKFDYDKLKQMDYKQDVYLVD, encoded by the coding sequence ATGGATATTATAAATCATTTTTACTTTTTTGATGGAACTGGTAATAATATTAGTAGTTCCCAAGAGCAATTAATTGGTAAATCTGTTGTAGCTGAATTATATGATTTGAATAATAGCTATGCACTATCAACATCTCTAGATGAAAAATCATTTTTAAAAAATTTAAATGGTCAGAAAAATATCAAAATATATTTTCCCGGACCAGGTGCAGGTCCAGGATATCATAAAGGAAAATTCTATGATACTCCAGGGAGAGAAAATTTTCTTGATCCATTTATTAAAAACAAATCTTCTTCTTGCACTACATTAAACCAAGTATCTGGTAGTGGATGGGAGTATAATGAAGCTAAAGCTCTTTATTTTGCTGCTAATTCTAGTAATTTAGCTAACGATCGTCATTTTATTATAGGATATAGTCGAGGAGCTATTACTGCTATTTCATTTTCAAAGAAATTATCTGAATTAAGACCAAGTAATGAAATATATTTATTTATAATCGACCCCGTTGCAGGATTTAAAAAATCAAAATTAGAAAATACAGATGATTTATATTATTCATTTACAAAAAACAAAGGAATTATTCCTTACGTTATAGGTAAAGGAGTTAAACATGTAAAAGTATTTTATGCAACCACAGAACAACGTACATCATTTAAGCCTCAGTTGCCTGCATTAAGTAATGAACGTTATCGTGATTATTCTCGACCATTGTATTTTTTAGAAAATACCAGTGCAGACATTTATTTTATGTATGCAGATCATAGACAAATTGCATATAGGAAATATGACAATACCTATATGTATCATGGAGCTGGTCAAAGAGTATTTTACGAAATTGCATGGTATATTAATTTTGTGATGAATAATGAAAATATAAATGATAACTCTCGGGACGTCTATCAATATCATGATTATTTTATAAATTGGCATAAATATGACAAAAGATACAAAGATCGTGACCTTAAATATAAAATGCAAGGTATGCGCTTAAAGGACAGAGTTATTGCTTCAGAATTGGATCCAAATGCTATTGGAGAAGCAAGATATTTAAAAATTGAAAATTATGCTAAGGGAGAATTATACAACCTACGTAAATTCGATTATGATAAATTGAAACAAATG